A stretch of DNA from Desulfobotulus mexicanus:
TTGCGTGATGAGAACCTTTGGGCTGGCTTAATTTTTCTTGTAAACATTCGTTATTTTTGGTAGCGAAAGCATGAATCAAGACAGGGGCCAAGGTGTTTTTTTAAGGTGCCTTACTCTTGTTTTATGAATGTTCCTTCAATTTAGTCATTTCCGGCTTTTTACCTCATGCAGGGTGTCCCTTTGCTGTTTATTTAGAGGGGCTGAGTGTCGGAAAATCCTGTTTTTCAGATCCAATCAGTTATCTGTCAAGGTCTTTTCCCAGCATTGTCCGGGGATGAAAAGCCATATTTTTGTAGAAAAGAGGAGTAATGAATCTTTTTCTGGATTCCATTCTGGGTGTTTTTTCCAGCGATCTTGCCATTGATCTTGGAACGGCCAATACTTTGGTTTATGTAAAAGGCAAAGGGATTGTTCTCAGTGAGCCTTCCGTGGTTGCCGTACGTACTGATAACCGTCATAAGAACAAGGTGCTGGCCGTAGGGCAGGAAGCTAAAAATATGCTGGGTCGTACGCCCGGTAATATTGTGGCCATACGTCCTATGCGGGATGGGGTGATTGCTGATTTTGAAGTCACCGAAGCCATGCTGCGCCATTTTATCCACAAGGTGCATAACCGCAGAACCTTTGTGCGTCCGAGAATTGTTATTGCCGTGCCTTCGGGAATTACGCCTGTGGAAAAGCGTGCCGTGAAGGAGTCTGCGGAATCCGCCGGTGCCAGAGAGGTCTTTTTGATTGAAGAACCCATGGCTGCAGCCATTGGAGCAGGCCTCCCCATCACGGAACCTACCTGTAACATGGTGGTGGATATTGGCGGAGGTACAACGGAAGTAGCGGTCATCTCCCTTGCTGGCATTGTGTACAGCCGTTCTTTGCGTGTGGCCGGTGATAAGATGGATGATGCCATCATGCAGTATATTAAACGTAAATATAATCTGCTGATTGGTGAGCGGACTTCAGAGATTATTAAAACCACCATTGGCAATGCCTATCCGGACCCTGATAATCTGGAAACCATAGAAGTTAAGGGTCGGGATCTTGTTTCGGGTATACCGAAAATCCTTGCCATTGATTCGGAAGAAATTCGGGTGGCCATTTCCGAGCAGATTGAGGCAATCGTGGAAACCGTAAAGATTGCTCTGGAACAGACGCCCCCGGAGCTTGCCGCAGATATCGTGGATAGGGGCATTGTGCTGACCGGTGGTGGGGCTCTTCTTAAAAATCTGGATAAACTGCTTCGGGAAAAAACCGGTCTGCCCATTACGGTGACCGAAGATCCCCTGTCTACCGTTGCTCAGGGGGCAGGATTATCCCTGGACAGTATTGAAATCCTCCGGCAGGTTATGCTTCCCTGAAACTATGTTCTCTCGCAGGTTTGTTTTCTTCAGTGTATTTTTTGTCCTGCTGGCTGCCACCCTTATTTCTCTGGTGTTGAGCGGGAAACATCCCCGCCCGGTGGCGCAGGGAGCGGGTTCGCTTACCCTGACCCTGGTGGGCCCCCTTCAGTATGGGGCCACAAAGCTGATTCAGGGTGCTGGTTCCCTGTGGCGTATTTATTTTGACTCTGTACGTCAGGCCCGTGAAAATGAGCTGCTTCGAAAGGAGCTTGCTCTGGCACGGGAAAAGGAAAATGAATACCTTGAACTGGCCATGGCCAATGAGCGCCTCCGCAGCTTTCTCAATTTCAGGGAAGGTGAAGACAGAGAAGTACTTGTGGCAGAAATCGTCGGTAAGGACCCTTCACCCTGGTTTAAGACCTTCATTGTTAACAGGGGATGGAGGGATGGAGTGCGTACAGGGCTTCCTGTGGTAGTTCCCGATGGCATCGTGGGACAGGTTATTGAGGTTGCAGGAAAATATTCAAAGGTTCTTCTGGTTACAGACCGTATGAGTGGTGTGGATTCCCTGGTGCAGCGAACCCGTGCCAGAGGTGTGGTTAAAGGTTCCGGAGCCTCATTCTGTTCTTTTTCCTATGCCCTGCGGCGCTATGATATTGCAGAAGGGGATGTGGTGGTAAGTTCCGGTCTGGACGGTATTTATCCCAAGGGTTTGCGCATCGGATGGGTTGATGGTGTTGTCCGTGGTGATG
This window harbors:
- a CDS encoding rod shape-determining protein, encoding MNLFLDSILGVFSSDLAIDLGTANTLVYVKGKGIVLSEPSVVAVRTDNRHKNKVLAVGQEAKNMLGRTPGNIVAIRPMRDGVIADFEVTEAMLRHFIHKVHNRRTFVRPRIVIAVPSGITPVEKRAVKESAESAGAREVFLIEEPMAAAIGAGLPITEPTCNMVVDIGGGTTEVAVISLAGIVYSRSLRVAGDKMDDAIMQYIKRKYNLLIGERTSEIIKTTIGNAYPDPDNLETIEVKGRDLVSGIPKILAIDSEEIRVAISEQIEAIVETVKIALEQTPPELAADIVDRGIVLTGGGALLKNLDKLLREKTGLPITVTEDPLSTVAQGAGLSLDSIEILRQVMLP
- the mreC gene encoding rod shape-determining protein MreC, coding for MFSRRFVFFSVFFVLLAATLISLVLSGKHPRPVAQGAGSLTLTLVGPLQYGATKLIQGAGSLWRIYFDSVRQARENELLRKELALAREKENEYLELAMANERLRSFLNFREGEDREVLVAEIVGKDPSPWFKTFIVNRGWRDGVRTGLPVVVPDGIVGQVIEVAGKYSKVLLVTDRMSGVDSLVQRTRARGVVKGSGASFCSFSYALRRYDIAEGDVVVSSGLDGIYPKGLRIGWVDGVVRGDEGIFQDVMIQPFVDFERIEEVMILLLPDEEEADDMESQEEPLS